Proteins encoded in a region of the Alphaproteobacteria bacterium genome:
- a CDS encoding AAA family ATPase encodes MSDSDNKDNKPKDLISKFAEKLNLQMGKKKQESGISDDQSLLEKATEKLGLNLSSKKAASVESKQIIDSNAEIELQSSSKQKATKPKAQGASSKIELKDDFYTKSQKIFLNFPGLQEEGIINPMGERTAIAEEFRLIKRPILLKAFEAKKDLISTKNKDKFNNLILVTSSVEDEGKSFTAINLAMSMASEKDIHVLFVDCDMHTNYGHKSSMDMLGVENQKGLLDVLLNPELDISDVLVKTNIPNLTLLAIGKQRDEATELLASKKMSEQICDIAKRYPDRMIILDTPPVLATSETAVLALYVGQIIYVVEAQKTSRKLIQEGLRRLSFCNNISIVFNKAQKTVSDVLMSSYHRYATKKNTYSTYSYEPKNVQ; translated from the coding sequence ATGTCAGATTCAGATAATAAAGATAATAAGCCAAAAGACTTAATCAGTAAATTTGCTGAAAAACTCAACTTACAAATGGGCAAAAAGAAGCAAGAGAGTGGCATTTCAGATGATCAGTCATTGCTTGAAAAGGCAACAGAGAAATTAGGTCTGAACCTTTCGAGTAAGAAAGCGGCTTCAGTAGAGTCAAAACAAATAATAGACTCTAATGCTGAGATTGAGTTACAAAGCTCCAGCAAACAAAAAGCAACCAAGCCAAAAGCTCAAGGTGCTTCTTCTAAGATTGAGTTGAAGGATGATTTTTATACAAAGTCTCAAAAGATATTTTTGAATTTTCCGGGATTGCAAGAAGAGGGGATTATTAACCCGATGGGTGAAAGAACCGCAATTGCTGAAGAATTTCGTCTTATTAAACGACCCATTCTTTTGAAAGCTTTTGAGGCAAAGAAAGATCTTATCAGTACGAAAAATAAAGATAAGTTCAATAATTTGATTTTGGTAACAAGCTCAGTTGAAGATGAAGGCAAATCTTTCACCGCAATTAATTTGGCGATGAGTATGGCTTCTGAGAAGGATATCCATGTTTTATTTGTTGATTGTGACATGCATACAAACTACGGACATAAATCTTCAATGGATATGCTAGGCGTTGAAAATCAGAAGGGATTGCTGGATGTATTGCTGAATCCTGAACTTGATATTTCAGATGTTCTTGTGAAAACAAACATACCAAACTTGACATTACTTGCGATTGGTAAGCAGCGAGATGAAGCAACGGAGCTTTTAGCAAGTAAAAAAATGTCAGAACAAATTTGTGATATTGCAAAAAGGTATCCGGACCGGATGATTATTCTTGATACGCCACCTGTTCTGGCAACGAGTGAAACGGCTGTTCTAGCGCTTTATGTTGGACAAATTATCTATGTTGTGGAGGCCCAAAAAACATCGCGTAAACTTATTCAGGAAGGCTTGAGACGTTTATCATTCTGTAATAATATAAGTATTGTTTTTAACAAAGCTCAGAAAACAGTTTCTGATGTATTGATGAGTTCCTATCATCGCTATGCAACAAAAAAGAATACTTACTCTACCTATTCTTATGAACCAAAAAATGTACAATGA
- a CDS encoding DUF3473 domain-containing protein, whose amino-acid sequence MTVDVEEYFQVYALSSKINRDDWAWMTSRVVDSMQRILDLFSEHNVKATFFTLGWVGERHPELIKQMVAKGHEIASHSYDHQRIDSMDADQFREDARKSKQILEDISGQKVKGYRAPTFSIGRKTPWFFDILAEEGYMYSSSIYPVQHDLYGMPDGPKSSYRPRFIETPFLEIPMTVMSVFGKNLPVSGGGYFRLIPYPLFRFLTKQARGQNKRPTIFYFHPWEIDPKQPHIHDLPLKAQFRHYYNLGMMEEKLRMLCRDFEWDRMDKVFQIGVTDAS is encoded by the coding sequence ATGACTGTCGATGTGGAGGAATATTTTCAAGTCTATGCGCTTAGCTCAAAAATCAACCGAGACGATTGGGCATGGATGACCAGTCGCGTTGTGGATTCTATGCAGAGAATTTTGGATTTGTTCTCTGAGCATAATGTAAAAGCAACATTTTTTACCCTAGGCTGGGTTGGAGAAAGACATCCTGAATTAATAAAACAGATGGTTGCAAAGGGACATGAAATTGCCTCACACAGTTATGATCATCAGCGGATTGATTCCATGGATGCAGATCAATTCAGAGAAGATGCCAGAAAATCAAAACAGATACTTGAAGATATTTCAGGTCAAAAAGTCAAAGGGTATAGAGCGCCGACTTTTTCGATTGGTCGCAAGACGCCTTGGTTTTTCGACATTTTGGCAGAAGAAGGCTATATGTATAGTTCAAGCATTTATCCTGTTCAGCATGATTTGTACGGAATGCCAGATGGGCCAAAATCTTCTTATAGGCCAAGATTTATAGAGACTCCATTTCTTGAGATCCCAATGACAGTGATGTCTGTTTTTGGAAAAAATCTTCCAGTAAGCGGAGGTGGTTATTTTCGTCTTATACCTTATCCGTTGTTTCGTTTTTTAACGAAACAAGCACGAGGACAAAATAAACGTCCAACTATTTTTTATTTTCATCCATGGGAGATAGATCCAAAACAACCACACATCCATGATCTTCCGTTAAAAGCGCAGTTTAGACATTATTATAATTTAGGGATGATGGAAGAAAAGCTGAGAATGCTATGTCGTGATTTTGAATGGGATCGCATGGATAAAGTTTTTCAGATAGGAGTGACCGATGCAAGTTAA
- a CDS encoding XrtA-associated ATPase: MYNEYFGFTALPFQLTPDHRFFYDSSEHRKALAHLTFGLHNPEGFVVITGEVGAGKTTLIEHLLSNLDADEFIVGKIVTTNLDPENLLKMIAYSFGVEDIGDDKYLILRHLEEFMRSAHSQGKTVLLIVDEAQNLPFTAIEELRMLSNLQVGHHAPLQFILMGQPQLRTMLASKDLEQLRQRVIASYHLKPLTAEETEGYIIHRLETVGWKKRPSFTHDAFKAIYNVTGGVPRRINTLCSRLLLASYLEENDEISEQVVERIAQEQNSELSDDSVQTIKMNAKEKSSPPAKKTTKSMSQSKKLALKVNAIEETIKNFETFLKEHLEPKSS; this comes from the coding sequence ATGTATAACGAATATTTCGGGTTTACAGCGCTACCCTTTCAATTAACCCCAGATCATCGTTTTTTTTATGACAGTTCTGAGCATCGGAAAGCGCTTGCTCATTTGACGTTTGGTTTGCATAATCCTGAGGGATTTGTTGTAATCACAGGGGAGGTCGGTGCGGGTAAAACAACCTTGATTGAGCATTTATTATCAAATCTGGATGCCGATGAATTTATTGTTGGTAAAATTGTGACAACCAATCTTGATCCTGAAAATCTTTTGAAAATGATCGCTTATTCTTTTGGGGTTGAGGATATTGGGGATGATAAGTATCTGATTTTACGACATCTTGAAGAGTTTATGCGTTCTGCTCATAGTCAAGGAAAGACGGTTTTGTTAATTGTTGATGAAGCCCAAAATCTGCCGTTTACTGCTATTGAAGAATTACGAATGCTCTCAAACTTGCAGGTAGGGCATCATGCGCCTTTACAATTTATTTTGATGGGACAACCTCAATTAAGGACAATGCTTGCTTCTAAAGATTTAGAGCAGTTACGTCAGAGAGTCATTGCATCATATCATCTGAAGCCATTAACGGCTGAAGAAACTGAAGGATATATTATTCATCGACTAGAGACGGTTGGATGGAAAAAAAGACCGTCATTTACCCATGATGCTTTTAAAGCAATTTATAATGTGACAGGGGGCGTCCCTAGACGCATTAATACACTTTGTTCAAGACTTTTACTTGCTTCTTACTTAGAGGAGAATGATGAAATTTCTGAACAGGTTGTGGAGCGTATTGCGCAAGAACAAAATTCGGAATTAAGTGATGATAGTGTGCAGACCATTAAAATGAATGCAAAAGAAAAGTCATCGCCGCCAGCTAAAAAAACAACAAAGTCAATGTCACAGTCAAAAAAATTGGCTTTAAAAGTGAATGCCATTGAAGAAACAATTAAAAACTTTGAAACTTTCTTAAAAGAACATCTTGAACCCAAATCATCCTGA
- a CDS encoding TIGR02300 family protein, translating into MIKQEWGTKRICTECGIKYYDMQKKPPHCPKCGTEFNADSIIKSRKSKIPHFAEDADDINTAFARDDELLSTIDDGFSISDEDFDDEPDQFIPSDENEDE; encoded by the coding sequence ATGATCAAACAAGAATGGGGTACCAAACGAATTTGCACCGAATGCGGTATCAAATATTATGATATGCAAAAAAAACCACCTCATTGCCCGAAATGTGGTACAGAATTTAATGCTGATTCAATCATTAAGTCTAGAAAATCTAAAATTCCACATTTTGCAGAGGATGCTGACGATATCAACACAGCTTTTGCAAGAGATGATGAACTTCTCTCAACAATCGATGATGGATTTAGCATCAGCGATGAAGACTTTGATGACGAGCCAGATCAATTCATCCCGTCAGATGAAAACGAAGACGAGTGA
- a CDS encoding DNA-3-methyladenine glycosylase I, producing MRDKIRCPWAGRGKAFYDDYHDHEWGVPVHDDTKHFEMLILEGAQAGLSWETVLKKREAYREAFHFFDPQKVAKMEDAELEALLLNPGLIRNRLKIFTARKNAIAFLAIQEEFGSFDRYIWNFIGGKPIVNHWQDMKDVPAKTKESDAISKNLKKRGMSFVGSTIIYAYMQAIGMVNDHLTSCFRYQK from the coding sequence ATGCGCGATAAAATTCGCTGCCCTTGGGCAGGACGTGGAAAAGCATTTTATGACGACTACCATGACCATGAATGGGGCGTCCCTGTACATGATGATACCAAGCATTTCGAAATGCTCATTCTTGAAGGAGCCCAGGCCGGCCTTTCCTGGGAAACCGTTTTAAAAAAGCGTGAGGCTTACCGAGAAGCCTTTCATTTTTTTGACCCTCAAAAAGTTGCCAAAATGGAAGATGCAGAACTTGAGGCTCTTTTATTAAACCCAGGACTCATCCGCAATCGACTGAAAATTTTTACAGCACGTAAAAATGCAATTGCCTTCTTAGCAATTCAAGAAGAATTTGGCTCCTTTGATCGCTATATTTGGAATTTTATCGGCGGCAAACCAATTGTCAATCACTGGCAAGACATGAAAGATGTTCCTGCTAAGACAAAAGAAAGCGATGCTATTTCAAAGAACTTAAAGAAACGCGGCATGAGCTTTGTCGGCTCAACAATCATCTACGCTTATATGCAAGCCATCGGCATGGTGAATGATCACCTCACAAGCTGCTTTCGGTATCAGAAATAA
- a CDS encoding NAD(P)/FAD-dependent oxidoreductase, which translates to MTEHKTDVAIIGAGPVGLFAIFECGMMKLKCHVIDSLEMIGGQCAALYPEKPIYDIPAHPSILAEDLITKLHEQAAPFGPHFHLNVQVVELQKQESSRFILTLSNGEKIDAGAVIIAAGVGAFGPKKPPMDHLEDFEAHSVFYYVKKREDFRGKKIVIAGGGDSALDWAISLSEVAEKISLVHRRDKFRAAPESVSRMHQLVAEGKIDFVVPYQLKSLEGKDGHLSHVVIYDLEGHEKKIEADALLPFFGLSMKLGPIADWGLNLEKNHIVIDPASCSTNEPGIFAIGDICHYPGKMKLILCGFSEGAIAAKSAFEYMYPNEVVHFEYSTTKGVHAIDEPVVQAG; encoded by the coding sequence ATGACAGAACATAAGACAGATGTAGCAATTATTGGAGCGGGGCCGGTTGGTTTATTCGCAATATTTGAGTGTGGGATGATGAAACTCAAATGTCACGTTATTGATTCTCTTGAAATGATTGGCGGACAGTGCGCCGCTCTTTATCCTGAAAAACCAATTTATGATATTCCGGCACATCCATCTATTTTAGCAGAAGATTTGATTACAAAGCTACATGAGCAGGCTGCGCCGTTTGGGCCTCATTTTCATCTGAATGTTCAAGTGGTTGAATTACAAAAACAAGAGAGCAGTCGTTTTATTCTGACTCTTTCGAATGGTGAGAAGATTGATGCCGGCGCTGTGATTATTGCAGCTGGCGTTGGTGCTTTTGGCCCCAAAAAACCACCCATGGATCATCTTGAAGATTTTGAAGCTCATTCGGTTTTTTATTATGTGAAAAAGCGTGAAGATTTCAGAGGTAAAAAAATTGTGATTGCTGGTGGCGGTGATAGTGCGCTTGATTGGGCGATTTCTTTATCAGAAGTCGCAGAGAAAATAAGTTTGGTTCACCGACGTGATAAGTTTAGAGCAGCGCCTGAGAGTGTAAGCAGAATGCATCAATTGGTCGCTGAGGGGAAAATTGATTTTGTGGTTCCTTATCAATTAAAGAGCCTTGAAGGTAAGGATGGGCATTTATCGCATGTGGTGATTTATGATTTAGAAGGGCATGAGAAAAAAATTGAAGCTGATGCTTTGCTTCCCTTCTTTGGACTTTCGATGAAATTAGGTCCAATTGCCGATTGGGGGTTGAATCTTGAGAAAAATCATATAGTGATTGATCCGGCATCCTGTTCAACGAATGAACCTGGCATTTTTGCCATTGGTGATATTTGCCATTATCCAGGAAAAATGAAGCTTATTTTATGTGGCTTTTCAGAAGGGGCGATTGCTGCTAAATCAGCTTTTGAATATATGTATCCGAATGAAGTGGTTCATTTTGAATATTCAACAACCAAAGGCGTTCATGCGATTGATGAACCGGTGGTGCAAGCTGGGTAA
- a CDS encoding polysaccharide export protein has translation MKCSRIRKPTFLLCSVLAVCVLLSGCFGSRPEMTGPTSPMYIIGPGDDLNIFVWHNPDLTTTVTVRPDGKVTMPLINDMQAAGKTPTHFGKDVEKVLAKYVQEPIVSVIVTGFVGPFDQQIRVVGEAFEPKSVPFREHMTVLDLMIDVGGLTEYAAGNRTKLVRRVGSEQREYTVKLDDLLKDGDIDANVYVFPGDILIIPQSYF, from the coding sequence ATGAAGTGCTCACGAATTAGAAAACCCACGTTTCTTTTATGTTCAGTATTAGCTGTGTGTGTTTTGTTGTCAGGATGTTTTGGATCAAGACCTGAAATGACGGGACCAACATCGCCTATGTATATCATAGGGCCTGGCGATGATTTGAATATTTTTGTTTGGCATAATCCTGATTTAACAACAACGGTTACTGTGCGTCCCGACGGGAAAGTCACAATGCCTTTGATTAATGACATGCAGGCTGCTGGAAAAACACCAACACATTTCGGAAAAGATGTTGAAAAAGTTCTCGCAAAATATGTCCAAGAGCCGATTGTGTCAGTGATTGTGACAGGTTTTGTTGGGCCATTTGATCAGCAGATTCGTGTTGTGGGTGAAGCTTTTGAGCCTAAATCAGTTCCGTTTAGAGAGCATATGACAGTTCTTGATTTGATGATTGATGTGGGTGGTCTTACAGAATATGCTGCGGGTAATAGAACAAAACTCGTCAGACGTGTTGGAAGTGAGCAAAGAGAATATACTGTTAAGTTAGACGATTTACTCAAAGATGGCGACATAGATGCAAATGTTTATGTTTTCCCCGGTGATATATTGATTATTCCGCAATCCTATTTTTGA
- the galE gene encoding UDP-glucose 4-epimerase GalE: protein MSKTVLITGGAGYIGSHVQYYFLDQGFKVIVLDNLSQGHLSALSSETIFYKGDIQNTELVDKIFSEHSISGVLHFAASVVVSESVQNPLKYYENNFINTEIFIKSCLKHKVQNFIFSSTAAVYGIPDHNSPISETEPTGPISPYGRSKLMVEWLLKDLSLSQSFPYCALRYFNVAGADPNLRTGQLTKNATHLIKVICEVLTKKRPKIDIYGSDYPTPDGTCVRDYIHVTDLAEAHYLAYQHLEKTKESITFNCGYNQGFSVKEVISVAESISNQKIDFSLAPRREGDSISLTAQSNLIRTKLKWTPKYHDLPTIIQSAYAWEQKISQKTQ, encoded by the coding sequence ATGAGTAAAACAGTTCTTATAACTGGTGGCGCTGGATATATCGGATCACATGTCCAATACTATTTTTTAGACCAAGGCTTTAAAGTGATTGTGCTTGATAATCTGAGTCAAGGACACTTAAGCGCTCTTTCCTCAGAAACAATCTTCTATAAGGGCGATATTCAAAATACAGAATTGGTTGATAAAATTTTTTCAGAACACTCAATTAGTGGCGTTCTCCATTTTGCAGCCTCTGTCGTTGTATCTGAATCTGTGCAAAATCCTCTCAAGTATTATGAAAATAACTTTATCAATACCGAAATTTTTATCAAATCTTGCCTTAAGCACAAAGTTCAGAATTTTATTTTTTCATCAACAGCCGCTGTTTATGGTATTCCAGATCACAATTCCCCCATTTCTGAAACTGAACCAACTGGCCCCATTTCACCTTATGGTCGCTCAAAACTTATGGTTGAATGGCTCCTAAAAGACTTATCACTTAGCCAATCTTTTCCTTACTGTGCTCTGAGATATTTCAATGTTGCTGGCGCTGACCCTAATCTCCGAACAGGCCAACTCACAAAAAATGCCACCCACCTCATCAAAGTCATTTGCGAAGTCCTCACCAAAAAGAGACCCAAAATTGATATTTACGGATCGGACTACCCAACGCCTGATGGAACCTGTGTCAGAGACTACATCCACGTAACTGATCTTGCAGAAGCACACTACCTCGCCTACCAACATCTTGAAAAAACAAAAGAATCTATCACATTCAATTGCGGTTACAATCAAGGTTTTTCAGTCAAAGAAGTCATCTCTGTCGCAGAATCTATCAGCAATCAAAAAATTGATTTTTCACTGGCACCTCGCCGTGAAGGAGATAGTATTTCATTAACAGCTCAGTCAAACTTGATCAGAACAAAATTAAAATGGACCCCCAAATATCATGATTTGCCAACCATAATTCAATCTGCCTATGCCTGGGAACAAAAAATAAGCCAAAAGACACAATAG